A genomic region of Trifolium pratense cultivar HEN17-A07 linkage group LG3, ARS_RC_1.1, whole genome shotgun sequence contains the following coding sequences:
- the LOC123917957 gene encoding calcium-dependent mitochondrial ATP-magnesium/phosphate carrier protein 3-like isoform X2 produces the protein MDEEELARFVEHVDKDNNGTITFEEWRDFLLLYPHEATIENIYHHWERVYHVDIGEQAVIPEDISKHTHRSKYFIAGGIAGATSRTFTAPLDRLKVVLQVQTTRSSVMSAVTTIWKRDGLSGFFRGNGLNVVKVSPESAIKFYAFEMLKKVIGDAQGNKSDLGAAERLVAGGVAGGIAQTAIYPMDLIKTRLQTCASEGGRAPKLWTLTKNIWIQEGPRAFYRGLLPSVIGMIPYAGIDLAFYDTLKDMSKKYIIHDSDPGPLVQLGCGTISGTLGATCVYPLQVIRTRLQAQPSNSSDAYKGMCDAFLRTFQREGFIGFYKGLLPNLLKVVPAASITYMVYESMKKSLDLE, from the exons ATGGACGAAGAGGAGCTTGCTCGCTTTGTGGAGCATGTCGACAAGGACAATAATGGAACTATCACATTTGAAGAATGGAGAGATTTTCTTCTACTTTACCCTCACGAAGCAACTATCGAAAATATATATCACCACTGGGAGAGAGTGTACCATGTAGACATTGGAGAGCAAGCTGTGATTCCTGAAGACATTAGCAAGCACACTCACCGCAGCAAATATTTTATCGCTGGAGGAATAGCAGGTGCTACTTCACGTACATTTACTGCTCCTCTTGATCGTCTGAAGGTGGTCTTGCAAGTTCAGACTACACGTTCTTCTGTTATGTCAGCAGTCACGACGATATGGAAGCGAGATGGTTTAAGTGGGTTTTTCCGAGGTAATGGATTGAATGTTGTGAAGGTATCACCTGAAAGTGCCATCAAATTCTATGCTTTTGAAATGCTGAAAAAGGTAATTGGAGATGCTCAAGGCAACAAGTCCGATCTCGGTGCTGCTGAAAGGCTTGTAGCAGGTGGTGTGGCTGGTGGAATTGCGCAGACCGCAATCTATCCAATGGATCTTATCAAAACTAGGTTGCAGACTTGTGCCTCTGAAGGTGGAAGGGCTCCTAAACTTTGGACACTCACAAAGAATATATGGATTCAAGAGGGACCTCGAGCTTTCTACCGAGGGCTTCTTCCATCTGTGATCGGCATGATTCCTTATGCTGGCATTGATCTCGCTTTCTATGATACCTTGAAAGATATGTCCAAGAAATATATTATTCATGACAGTG ACCCTGGTCCTCTGGTACAACTAGGATGTGGGACAATTTCTGGAACCCTTGGAGCTACTTGTGTCTATCCACTGCAGGTTATTCGTACTAG GCTGCAGGCACAACCTTCAAACAGTTCCGATGCTTACAAGGGGATGTGTGATGCATTTTTGAGAACTTTTCAGCGTGAAGGTTTTATAGGTTTCTACAAGGGACTCCTTCCAAATTTACTCAAAGTTGTACCAGCTGCGAGTATTACTTATATGGTCTATGAAAGCATGAAGAAAAGTCTCGATCTAGAGTAA